The genome window GCAAGCTTGCTGATGCTGGAATTCCATTGGGGAATCAAAGTGTGCTTCTTGCCGGAGTGAATGATTGTCCTCGGTTGATTAAAACGTTGAATCAGAAGCTGGTCAAGAACAGAGTGCGTCCTTACTACCTGTACCAGTGTGATCTTTCTGAAGGTTTAAGTCATTTTCGTACTCCTGTGGGGAAAGGAATAGAGATTCTTGAAAGCCTGCGCGGACATACAAGCGGATTTTCTGTACCGACCTACGTCGTTGATGCTCCGGGGGGAGGCGGTAAAATTCCTGTCATGCCGAACTATATTGTCTCATGGGCTACTAACAAAGTGGTTCTCAGGAATTACGAAGGTGTGATTACAACTTATACCGAGCCTGATTCTTACGAGAGCAACTACTGCGACCGAAATTGCAGTGATTGTAATCTTCAGCTTAAAGAAGACGGCGCTAAAGAAAAGGCAATCGGTATTGAAAAGCTCATTTCTGATTGGGATGATACCCTGAGCTTGACTCCAGAGGATAATGAAAGGGCGGAGCGCAATTCTAATGTCGCATGATTTAATTGTTAAAATTGGGAGGAGCAATATTCAGATTGGAGATTATAATGATCGAATATATCTGATGTCGCTTTTTCCTGAAGAGAGCCCGGAAATTGTTAATCGATTGATAAATATGGCTGTCGATAGGGATTTATCAAAAATTTTTGCCAAGGTTCCCAAATCGCTATCAACTCATTTCTTGTCTGGAGGATTTGAAAAAGAGGCGGAAGTGCCGGGAATGTATCCTGACGAGGATGGAGTCTTTCTGAGTTTCTACCGCTATCCATGGAGGAAGAAGCAGGATAACAAGGCTGAACTTGAAAGTGTTCTTTCTGTCGCTGAAAGCAAAAAGGGTAAAGGCAATGTTTGCACTCTTCCAAGTAACTTGCATCTGAATCGGCTCGGGCTGAAAGATTCACATGCGCTTGCGCGACTTTATGAACGTACTTTTAAAACTTATCCTTTTCCAATAAATGATCCTGCATTTATTGAAGGCGAGATGGAAAGTGGAGTTCGTTTTTTTGGCGTATTTGAGAATGATGAGCTGGTTGGTGCTGCCTCTGCAGAAGTTAGTGAAGATGGCTATAGTGCGGAAATGACTGATTTCGCAGTTAATCCTGATTATCGTAGAATGGGTATTGCCGGAGCATTGCTCCAGGCCTTGGAAAGTTACTGCGTTGAGTCAGGAATAAGATGCCTTTTTACTATTGCACGAGCCTGTTCTTATGGGATTAACTCAATGTTCTCTAAGGGAAACTACGAGTACTCAGGACAATTGATTAATAATACAAATATAAGTGGCAGTCTTGAGTCAATGAATGTCTGGCATAAAATGGTCTAGTGACTTCTTTCGTAAAATAGATTCGAGCTCAATAAGCCCCCTCCTGAATATCAGGAGGGGGCTTATTTGTATTATCTATAGATTATGCTGTTTTCTATTTATTATAAAAATACATGACACTTAGTTATAAATTTATTAATATTTATCTAAAGATTTGATTAAGTGTGCCGATCATATTATTACGAAAATTATTTTTTATCATCATGACACGTATTCATTTTTGATTTTGTAACTTCTACTCATACATTTGGAAACGCTTATGTCTGCACCAATTTCTGCTAATCCCGGTAGTTTAACGAGCCAACAACTTTTGACTGAAGATAAGCTGAAAGAAAATAGTGAGACACAATCTGTTACTGCTGGCACTAAACAGAAAACCAGCACTGCAGGGACTGTTGCTAAGGGTGATAGTGTACAAATTTCAGAAGAGGCCAGTCTGCTATCCAGCAATATGACAGCTGAGAATAATGAAGGCGAACTTGAAGCTATCCGGATCACAATGCCTGGAACTATGCTCTATGGCAAAAATGGTTATGCCACATCCAGTATAAGCCAGAGCAACAGTGTTTCAAGGTTGGGGCAGGTTATTGAGCAGACATTTGCGAATTCCAAAAGTGATACTACGGAGCAGAGCGGTACAGAAGATACTAGTACTCCAGAGGAAGCAGAGCCAAAAGTTTATATGAGCAGCAGTTCAGAAATCACACCGAAAGCAGAGACAGAAAAAAGTACAGAGTCAACACCGAAAGCTGAAGTTAGCCGTAGTTCTGAGCCCACGGAGAAACCAACTGCCAGCAGCACAGAACCTGAATCATCTGTAGCTGGCAACGAGGAAGAAAAAGTCGCTCTAACGAGTGAAAGCAATTATGTAAGTCAGGGAACAGACGGTGATGATACTGTTATTGGTACCGTAGGTGACGATATCCTTCTCGGCGGAGCAGGTAACGATATTATTATTGCCGGTAGCGGAAATGATGCTCTGGATGGCGGGGATGGTAATGATATTTTGTCAGGTGGGGCAGGTGCAGATCGATTAAACGGAGGAGCTGGAACGGATGCTGTTGATTATAGTTCTTCTTCCGCCGTTTATGTTGATCTCGAAAAGGGGACCGGTGTTGGCGGAGATGCCGATGGAGATACTTTCAGCAATATTGAGCGAGTCCAAGGGTCAGCCTATGGTGATACTATTACCGGAGACGGGAATGATAATGCCTTGTGGGGTGTAGATGGTGATGATAATTTGTTTGGCAATAGTGGTGATGACACTCTATATGGTGGAGATGGCAACGATGCTTTAGCGGGTGATGCTGGAACTGACTATCTGGCTGGTGGTGCTGGAAACGATGCATATATATTTCATCAGGGCAGCGTACATGATGTAATTATTGAAGCTGATGATGAAGGCAATGATATGGCCTATATTAAAGATTATACGAATGTAAGGCTGTATAAAAGCGGGGACGATCTGCTTATCAGCTCCAGCAATAAAAAAGACATGATGCAGTTTCAAAATTGGTTTTCCACACGCAATGTAGAGTCATTCTATTTTGAAACTGTAGATACAATGTACACTGCCGATGAGATCGCAGGTCTGGCAGAAGATATTACTCCTCAGGGAACGTAAAATTTTAGTCCTTTTTCTGTATGATATATCCATGTAAAAAAAAGTGGTTACAGTAAGAAACTGTAACCACTTTTTTCTTAAAGTATCATTTTTTAATAGATAAAGTCTTTTATTCAAAGACAGAAAATAATCTGATGAATTACCCTATGCAGATGGGTTTGACGTTTACAAATGCCCGGATTCCGTGTTTTCCGAGTTCGCGTCCATATCCAGAATTGCCTATGCCTCCGAATGGGAGATGAACATCGCTGCGGACCAGACTGTTGATAAACATACATCCAGTCTTGACTTTCGCAGCTATTTCAACTGCGGTGTCTTCATCTTTTGACCAGATTGATCCGCCCAGCCCAAATGGAGTATCATTAGCAAGTGAGATAGCTTCATCTACAGACGAAACTCGAAATACAAGAGCTACAGGACCGAATAACTCTTCTTTGCATACATCTGCGTGAGTCGGAATATCAGTGATTATGGTAGGTGGATAATAATATCCCACACTGTCGGGAATGCTTCCTCCAATCAGGATTTTACCTCCAGCATCTACACAGCGGTTAACCTGTTCCTGCAGTTCTTGACGCAGAGGACCAGAGGACATTGGTCCCATATCCGTTTTTTGATCAAGAGGATCACCTACGATCAGTTTGGACATGCTCTCAGAAAGTTTGGCGACAAAGTTATCATAAACTTCATCCTGCACAATAAAACGCTTGGCTGCGATACATGTCTGCCCTGTGTTTCCGCATCTTGATAGTGTGGCAATTTTAACGGCTTCATCAAGGTCGGCATCAGAGAGCACAATGAACGGATCACTACCGCCAAGCTCCATCACAGATTTTTTCAGTCTTGCACCTGCTGCAGAAGCTACCTTGCGTCCTGCCGGTTCACTGCCTGTCAGACTGACTGCAAATATTGAGTCATGATCCAAAACTGATTCTACCTGACGTGCTCCGATAAGCAGCGTTCGAAATAGATCCTCGGGAAAGCCGGCATCTTTAAATACCTGTTCAATGGCCATAGCACACTGGGGCACATTGGAGGCATGCTTCAGAACCATAGAATTGCCCGCCATAAGAGAGGGGGCCGCAATGCGGAATACCTGCCAGAAAGGGAAGTTCCACGGCATAACTGTTAAAACCGTTCCGAGTGGTTCAAACGTTATAAAAGCTTTTCTGCCAGCTCCTTCTACAGGTTCAGGTGCAAGCATAGACTCGCCCTCATCGGCATAATAATCACATACTACGGCACATTTGAGGACCTCTCCTTCACCTTGCCGAACAGGCTTGCCCATTTCAAGAGCCATTATTTCAGCAAGTTCAGGAGCTCTTTTACGAAGAATTTCAGCAGCTTTTTTCAGGCAGGCTTTGCGTTCACTGAAATTTTTTATGCTCCACATTGGCCAGGCTTTTGCCGTGGCGTCGAGTACTGCCTGAGTTTTGTCAGCTGAAAATTCTTCGAAAGAAGCGATGATTTCTTCGGTTGCCGGATTAAGGCTTTGAATGCTCATATTAATTTACTCCTGTATTTAATAGCAATATGCGATAGTGCAAACCTGTTTATCATTTTCTTTATATAAGTCAGTAATTTTCTTAAATAGCAGTTTCTAAATGCCGAGGTAAGCAGTTTTAATATGCGGGTTACTAAGCAGATCCTTAGCACTGCCTTCCATCGCAACTCGTCCATGCTCCAGAACATAACCACGGTCAGACAGTGAAAGCGAGTGCTGAACATCTTGTTCTACCAGCAGTATTGTAGTTCCCTGATTGGCTATCTCTCTTACGTTGGCGAAAATCTCTTTAATAAGAATAGGAGCAAGTCCCAAAGAAGGCTCATCAAGCATCATCAGTTTAGGGCAGGCCATAATTCCTCTGCCGATAGCAACCATTTGCTGCTCTCCGCCTGAAAGAGTCATGGCAAGCTGATCTTTGCGCTCTTTAAGACGGGGAAACATTTTATAGACTGTTTCTAATGATTCCGCGATGTTATTTTTAGCTCTGTTATTGTATGCCCCAACAATAAGGTTGTCGTATACAGACATCAGAGAGAATAACTTTCGACCTTCCGGTACATGGATAAGACCTGTCTCTACAATTTTTTCAGGGGGATTGCCTTGAATATTTTCCCCGTCAAAACAGATTTCACCATCTGCTGGATCCAGAAGTCCTGAAATTGTCCGTAACAGAGTGGATTTGCCCGCTCCGTTGCCTCCAATGATAGATACGACTTCTCCCTGATTCACGTTAAGTGAAAGGTCAAAAATGACCTGCACATCTCCGTAAAATGTATTGATCTTATTTATATCAAGAAGCGACATAGTCACCTCCAAGGTATGCTTTTATCACATTTTCGTCCTTTGCGACTTCTTCTGGCTTTCCTTCAGAAATTTTGGTGCCGAAATGAATAACCACCAGTTCATCAGAAAGAGCCATTATCGCACGCATGATGTGTTCAATGACGAAGATCGTTACGCCGTTGTCACGGATATTTTTAAAGATATCGATCATTTCATCAACTTCAGTCGGCCTGAGTCCTGCCATAACTTCATCAAGAAGTAACAGTTTCGGTTTAGTAGCCATAGCCTTAGCAATTTCAAGCCGTTTCCGGTCTGCGATTGTCATAGCTCCGGGCAGGTCGTCCTTGCGGTGATCCAGATGCATGCTTTTAAGCACATCCAAAGCAATAGATTCCGCTTCATCGCGGTTGCTGGTCGTTGCAAAGGCTGCAACTGTTGTATTGTAAAGAACAGATTTGGTTGCAAATGGTTTAACGATCTGGAACGTACGGGCCAGTCCTTTGCGGCATAAATCCCACGGCTTTGCTCCGGTAATATCCTCACCATCGAAGTATATTTTGCCGGAAGTAGGTTTATATACGCCTGCTGCACAGTTGAAGACAGTAGATTTCCCCGCGCCATTCGGGCCGATAAGACCTAGAATCTGTCCTTTTTCAATTTCAATATTAAGTGCATTTACGGCGGTTAGACCACCAAACTGCATTGTGACGTCTTCAAATTTAAGCATGCTCATCGCTTACGCCCCTAGGTTTTGTTTTTCTATTTGCTATTTTTTCTACGATGGCGTTGAATTTTTTAGTAAGTGGTGCTGTAAGCCCGCTTGGCTGGAGCAACATGACTACTATAAGAATTGCCCCGAAGAGAATCAGGTGCATCCCAGGTAAAGAATCACTTAAATAAATACGGCTGAATTCACTTACCGGGCGAAGTAGCAGAGCGCCAACAACAGGTCCTGCAATTGAACCTCGGCCACCAATTAGAGCGATGAAAGCCAGCTCAAAGGAAAGGTCCAGTGTTAGAACTGATTTTGGATAGATAAAAAGAGTCAGCTGAGCTAGAAAAGTACCTGCTAATGATGTTAAAAATGCACTCATTACCATGGCCTGAACTTTGTATCTGGTTACATTAATGCCAAGGGCCTCAGCTGCTTCAGGTTCTTCTCCTCCTGCAATAAGTGAGTATCCCATTTTTGAGCGGGAGACATACCATGTAAGGGCCAGAACAGCTATCAGCATGATTAGGATAATGTAATAATATGGTTCCTTGTGTGCAAACTGGAAAGCGAAGAAACTATTTTCACCGGCAGGGATGGGAGGAATATTAAGTCCACGTGGACCGTTGAGTTTAAATGGTCCGATGTAGCTTAGATTCTCCACGACAACCCTTACGCCTTCAACAAAGGCCATGGTGGACAAGGCGAAGTAAGCTCCACGCATTTTTAAAGTAGGTTTACCTATGAGATAGCCTACAATACCGGAAACTACGCCTCCGATCAGCATGCCGATCCATGGAGAGATAGAGTACTGAAGCCATAACACCGTTGAGGTATATGCCCCGATACCGACAAAAACAGAGTGCCCGAGGGGTAATACGCCTGCAAAGCCGCCGACAAGGTTCCATGAGGTTGTCATGTAGGCGAAAAGAAGAAGCATAATTGAGATGTGCAGGTAAGTCGGGCTATGGACAAAGAGAGGCATTGCAAATGCAAACAGTACACATGCCGCCAAACAACATTTCTTGATGTAATCTACAGTCATAACTTGTTCCTACCAATCGTATTTCTGGCCGAAGAGGCCGGAAGGTTTTACAAAGAGCACCAGCAGAAACAACATGTAAACGATGGCTTCCGTCCAGGTTGAAGTCATATATACCGGGCCGACGGATTCAATCAGGCCGATAATAATGCCGCCTATAATTGCTCCAGGAATAGATCCCAAGCCGCCAAGAACAACAATTACAAATGATTTTACATCAAAAGGAACGCCGACAGTTGGATAAACATTATAAAAAGGGGTTAGGACTACTCCTGAAATGCCTGCTATGGCTGTGCCTATTCCAAATGCAATGTTAAAAATCTTCCACTGGTTAATGCCCATGAGTGAGGCTGCGTCGCGGTCGAGACTTGTAGCTCTGATTGCGCGGCCTGTGCGTGTTTTTTGCAGAAAAAGATAGAGCAGCAGGGCTGTGGCAATAGCAATTAGAAAGCCGTATAGTTTTGGGACTGATATAAAAATATCTCCGAACTCAAGCATCTGGCCTTTTAGTGGATTGGGAGTCAGTGCTCTGTAGCCGGGGCCGAAAATAAGCAGGGCCATGTTATCGAGCATGTACCACACGCCGGTAGTAACGATAATTACTGTTGTAGGTTCTCTTACGTCTTTCTCAGCTACAAAAATTGGCTTAATTAAGAAATTCTGTAAAAAGTATCCGAAGTAAAACATTACAGGTACGACAATGCAGAGAGCTACATAGGGATGTAGTCCCGTCAATGATACGGCCCAATATGATGCATACATACCCACCATGAGAAACGATCCGTGTGCAAAGTTGATTACTTTCAGCACTCCGAAAACCAGTGTCAGGCCCAGCGCGATAAGACCATAGATGGATCCCATTAGAATTCCGCTGATGATGTCCTGTAAGAGAAATGCAAAATCCATAGAAACCGCCAATGCTAATTAGTTATAAGGATGCAAAGACTATTTTGAGGAGAGGGGATGCACTCCCCCTCCCCCCGGTTAAGAATTTATTTTTTAGGAATGGGGAATACGGGTGTGTATCCTGCACGGCGTGCGGATTTGGGCCAGATTGTGATGCGTTCAAGGCCTTTGCCCAGATTATTGACCTGTACAATTACCGGAGAAGCAAATTTATTCTGGCCGGTTTCATCGAATTCAATGGCGTCGTAAGAGACAATCGCTGCCGGTCCTGTTTTCAGATTGGTTTTTGCGAGAGCGGATCTAACCTTATCAGCATCAGTGGACCCGGCTCTTTCGAGCGCATCCGCAAGAACGTATACGGATACGTAAGCATCTACAGCTTCACCTGTGAGGTTATTGCCGTATTTCGCTTTGTACTTCTCATTGATTTCTTTCACACCGGGTTTGTTGATGTCAGTTTCCCACTCAACAATATCAAAGATGTACTGGGCATTATCACCTGTTCCACTTAGGAATGTCGGGTCTGCATGTCCGCCGCCTGTTCCGAGAATTACTTTGGGGCGAACTTTATAGTTAGCCATGGTGTTGGTCAGCAGAATTGCATCGGCAGCATTGGAAGTCAGTAAAAGAATATCAGGTCTGGCCCGGCGGATTTTGTTGACAACAGGTGTGAGGTCGGTCGCACTGGAAGGGTAGGGTTCGTCCAGAACAATTTTGTATCCGGAGTTTTCTATCAATTTTTTCCACTGTGCAGCAAGACCTGTTCCCCAGTCCCCGTTCTCATAGACCATGGCAACTGTTTTGAGTTCAGTTCCGAATTCTTTTGACATATCTTTGAGGAAAGCGAACTGGTCTCTTGCCCACCATGAGTCTTTGGCTGCAATGCGGAATACGTTTTTAAATCCACGCTCAGTTATGGTGTCGCGAACTGATACAGGAACAATGAAAGGTATACCGTAACGCTCGGCAACAGCAGATGTCGGGTAGGTTACACCTGAGTTCCAGCAGCCTGTAAGAACTTTAACTTTTTCAGTATTAATGAATCGTTCTGCCTCTGTGACACCTACATTAGGATCACTTTTTGAGTCAGCATAAAGCATCTCAAGTTTGGCACCGCCAAGAGATTTGATCCCTCCAGCATTATTGATTTCCTCAACAGCCATTTCTCTGGCCTGTTTGCCCTGCTGACCAACTGCAGCTGAAGGTCCTGACAGAGGGAGAATGTTGCCTATTTTAATAGAATCAACAGCCAGAGCGAAAGAACTGAGTCCTAAAGTCATGAAGCAGAGCAATACTGCGCCTAGAGTTAATTTGAAACTTTTCATTTTGAATCTCCTGTTTAAGGTGAAAAATTAATTACAAAAATCTTCAGTATTTAACCTGATTTCTGCTGATTAACTTTGTTCAATGATTGCTTTCTCCAGAATAGACAGTCCCTTATCTAAAGTCTGGTCATCTACTGACAGTGGTACAAGTATTCTGATGACGTTGCCGAAATTACCGCAGGACAGTATAAGCAGTTTATTTTTTACCGCTTCGGCAACTATTTTTTTGGTAAGGTCAGGGGCAGGGGTTTTACTGTCTTTATCTGTGACAATTTCCAGTGCGATCATGGCTCCAAGGCCACGAACATCACCGATTATTGAGTATTTTTTCTTCCAGCTGTTAAATACATCTTTGACTTTCTTACCGAGAGCCTGACCCTTTTCGAGAATACCTTCATTTTCAAGAGCGTTTATTGCTGCCAGGGCTGCTGCGCATGATACAGGGTTGCCGCCATACGTTCCGCCAAGTCCGCCGGGATGCACTGCGTCCATGATTTCTTTTCTGCCAACTACAGCAGAGATGGGCATGCCGCCGCCAATGCTTTTTGCCATGGTCATAAGATCCGGTTCGACTCCCCAATGGTCGATGGCACAAAATTTACCTGTGCGTCCGCCGCCGGTCTGGATTTCGTCAGCAACGAAATAAATTCCGTTGTCTGCACATATCTCTTTGATTCTTGGGAAATATTCAGGTGGAGGAGTGAGGAAACCACCCTCACCGGCAATCGGCTCAGCGACTATGGCGGCGATGTTTTCAGGTGCTGCGTTTCCTATGAACCAGCTTTTAAGCTGTTCGGCGCAATGGATATCGCAGGAAGGATATTCTTTACCATAAGGACAGCGGTAACAGTATGGATAAGGTATTCTGTATATTTCAGGTGCATAAGGACCGAATTTGAATTTGTAGGGTTTGACTTTACTGGTCATGCTCATGGTGAGCAATGTACGCCCGTGAAAGCCTCCTTCATAAACAATAATACCGCTTTTGCCGCTTGCTAGTCGTGAAATTTTAACCGCATTTTCTACAGCTTCTGCTCCACTGTTAAGGAGAACCGCTTTTTTTTCGAAATCACCGGGAGTAATTTCAATTAGTTTTTCAGCTAAGGCAATGTACGATTCATACATTGCAATGTGAAAGCATGAGTGGATAAGTTTTTCAGCCTGTTCCTTGATGGCAGCAACAACTTTCTCGTTGCAATGACCTACATTGTTAACGCCTATCCCCCCAACGAAATCAATGTATTCGTTTCCATCAACATCGGTGACTACCGAGTTTTGGGCTCGATCAGCAAAAACAGGGGCCAAATTGCCTACTCCAAGAGCAACTGCTTTGTTACGTCTTTCCAGCAGTGTTTCTGATTTACTCATGTCTGTAACCGTCCTTTTTTGATTTTGGACTGATAAAGCATTTAATATGCCATAATAATATATTCATATATTACAACTAGTTAATAATTTTTACTGCGTTGCTGATCTTAGTTTTTGATTCACAAATGAATCAAAAACGGTGAAATAATGCTTATGTAAGAAGATTTTTGATTTATTTATGAATCAAAAAAAGTATTGAATAACTTTTTTACTGCAAGAATTAAAAATAGAACCGCATAGTAAGTTAATAAAAGCAAGTAGTAAGCTAGCAAAGAAGCGTAGTTGTAATTTGCTTAAATTTTGAACCATTTTTGAATCAAGATAAATTTTAATGATGATTCAGGCCGTATTTTTTTAATTTTCGTACAATCGATGGCTGGCTGATTTTAAGGTATTTGGCCATGTCTCTGGTCGTCAGACATGCTCGCTGGGCTTCTTTGAGCATTTCAAGCTCAACCTGCTCCAGAGATTCTTTTAAAGAGGAGTCTCTTGAGAATTTATATCCGCTTATGCTCTCTCCGTGGATAGTCTGTTCAAGGAAGTTATCAAGAAGTGGTTCTTCGGCCACGGCGACCCCCTTTTTTATCAGGCTGTTTAACTCTCTGATATTACCGGGGAAGGAATAATTGTTTAAAATCCTTAGACCTTTGTGTGAAAGAGTCTTACGTTTGCCATACTTATGATTGTATTTGTCAAGGAAGGCACTGGATAGCGCAAAAATATCCTCAGTTCTATCACGTAGAGGAGGTAAGGTGAGCGTGAAAACATTAAGTCTATAAAACAGATCTTTTCGGAACTGTTTTTGTTTAACCATTTTTTCTAAATTCTTGTTTGTTGCGGCAATGATTACACAGTTTATTTTTTTGGGTGAAGATCCCCCAAGAGGTGTGAATTCTTTTTCATCGATACATTTTAAAAGTTTGGCCTGAATTGAGGGAGGCATTTCACCTATTTCATCAAGAAAGAAAGTCCCTCCGTCCGCAAGGGTCATGAGTCCGGCCTTTCCGGTTTCCTTGGCCCCGGTAAAAGCTCCTTTTTCATACCCGAAAAGTTCTGCTTCAAAGAGCTGTTCCGGTACAGCGGCGCAGTTGATAGCCAGAAATGGGCCTGATGAGCGGGGACTCTGCTGATGAAGAAGTTTTGCCAGCATGGATTTTCCCGTTCCTGACTCTCCAAGCAACAGGATACCTGATGCATCCAGCTGGGCCAGCTTGAGAGCGCTTCCCAGCACACGGTGCATTGATTTGCTCTCAGAAATAAATTCACCCTGTCCCAGTTCTAGCATATTCAGGCTGGTAATTTCAGTTCGAGCTTTTTCGGTGATTTCCCGTGCCGTCTTCAAGTGTTCTCTTAAATCAAGCAGTTCAGTTACATCGCGTTCATTAACTACGATCATGGAAAGATTTTTTTTACCGTCATAAACAGGAGTTCCTGTGCAGAGGAGTTGCCGTCCTGTTTTAGTAATGTTTTGCAACATGCTGATCTGATGATTTGTTTTGAGTACTTCCTTTGATACTGAAATATCTATGAGTCCTTTTTTGACGATATTATCAATGTGTTTTCCAAGTACCTGAGCGCTTTTGACTCCATTAAGGACCTCTGAGGCTTTGTTCATGTTGGTAACAATTCCTTCACCGCTTGTAACCCAGATGCCGTCACTTGATGAGTCAAAAATTGCTTGTAATTTAGCCGCCATTTCTTGAAAAGAGCTAAGCTCGACGGCCAGTTCTTCAAAGCGAGATGGCTTCTGGAGGCTGATAACCGCTCCTTCAAGTTCTTCTTCAATGATCAGAGGAGTTATTTCGAAGAATAGTTCAGTACCTTTTTTAACAATTCTTCCTGATCCCTCCCGGAATTCTTCTGAACCCAGTCCTTTTTTTATAAATGGTGCAGCTATGGGGAGTATCTGGTCGACATGAATACCTATCGACGTTGTGCGGTCACGGCGTTTCAAGAATTCCAAAGCCACATTGTTCATGCTTATTACTACGCAGTTTTTGTCAACAACAACAATTGCGTAACTTACACAGTTGATTATATGCTGCCTCAAATCAGGTTGCATAGCTTTGCCTTTAATTAAATTTTTAAGCATCAGTTGCACTTCTTATGTAGATCAGAGTAGTCAATGTATCTTTAATGTAGGGTATTTTTAAAATCACAAATAAGGATGATTAATAAAGTTTAATACTTTATGATATTAAATTTACTAAAACGGTATTTCTTATCGTATATTGCATTTTATTAAAGAGCAAACTTACATATATGTATCAAACATTGTTTTTTTATCATGATGTATTGTATGAAATTATAGTTGATATTTTGCGTATAACGATGTTGTTTGGTTTCTGATTATTTGAATCCAATAAAAAGACTATGACCAACTATACCAGTTAAATGCGGAGAACAAAAAAATGAAATATTCATTGGATTTTTCAGCAGTTATTTTCGATCTTGACGGTACTTTACTTTATACTCTGGAAGAAATTGCGGCTGCCGGGAATGCGGCTCTTTTAAGTCAGGGATATGCTGAATACCCGGTTGAGGCATATCGTAATTTTGTGGGC of Maridesulfovibrio zosterae DSM 11974 contains these proteins:
- a CDS encoding ABC transporter substrate-binding protein codes for the protein MKSFKLTLGAVLLCFMTLGLSSFALAVDSIKIGNILPLSGPSAAVGQQGKQAREMAVEEINNAGGIKSLGGAKLEMLYADSKSDPNVGVTEAERFINTEKVKVLTGCWNSGVTYPTSAVAERYGIPFIVPVSVRDTITERGFKNVFRIAAKDSWWARDQFAFLKDMSKEFGTELKTVAMVYENGDWGTGLAAQWKKLIENSGYKIVLDEPYPSSATDLTPVVNKIRRARPDILLLTSNAADAILLTNTMANYKVRPKVILGTGGGHADPTFLSGTGDNAQYIFDIVEWETDINKPGVKEINEKYKAKYGNNLTGEAVDAYVSVYVLADALERAGSTDADKVRSALAKTNLKTGPAAIVSYDAIEFDETGQNKFASPVIVQVNNLGKGLERITIWPKSARRAGYTPVFPIPKK
- the gabT gene encoding 4-aminobutyrate--2-oxoglutarate transaminase; translated protein: MSKSETLLERRNKAVALGVGNLAPVFADRAQNSVVTDVDGNEYIDFVGGIGVNNVGHCNEKVVAAIKEQAEKLIHSCFHIAMYESYIALAEKLIEITPGDFEKKAVLLNSGAEAVENAVKISRLASGKSGIIVYEGGFHGRTLLTMSMTSKVKPYKFKFGPYAPEIYRIPYPYCYRCPYGKEYPSCDIHCAEQLKSWFIGNAAPENIAAIVAEPIAGEGGFLTPPPEYFPRIKEICADNGIYFVADEIQTGGGRTGKFCAIDHWGVEPDLMTMAKSIGGGMPISAVVGRKEIMDAVHPGGLGGTYGGNPVSCAAALAAINALENEGILEKGQALGKKVKDVFNSWKKKYSIIGDVRGLGAMIALEIVTDKDSKTPAPDLTKKIVAEAVKNKLLILSCGNFGNVIRILVPLSVDDQTLDKGLSILEKAIIEQS
- a CDS encoding sigma 54-interacting transcriptional regulator gives rise to the protein MLKNLIKGKAMQPDLRQHIINCVSYAIVVVDKNCVVISMNNVALEFLKRRDRTTSIGIHVDQILPIAAPFIKKGLGSEEFREGSGRIVKKGTELFFEITPLIIEEELEGAVISLQKPSRFEELAVELSSFQEMAAKLQAIFDSSSDGIWVTSGEGIVTNMNKASEVLNGVKSAQVLGKHIDNIVKKGLIDISVSKEVLKTNHQISMLQNITKTGRQLLCTGTPVYDGKKNLSMIVVNERDVTELLDLREHLKTAREITEKARTEITSLNMLELGQGEFISESKSMHRVLGSALKLAQLDASGILLLGESGTGKSMLAKLLHQQSPRSSGPFLAINCAAVPEQLFEAELFGYEKGAFTGAKETGKAGLMTLADGGTFFLDEIGEMPPSIQAKLLKCIDEKEFTPLGGSSPKKINCVIIAATNKNLEKMVKQKQFRKDLFYRLNVFTLTLPPLRDRTEDIFALSSAFLDKYNHKYGKRKTLSHKGLRILNNYSFPGNIRELNSLIKKGVAVAEEPLLDNFLEQTIHGESISGYKFSRDSSLKESLEQVELEMLKEAQRACLTTRDMAKYLKISQPSIVRKLKKYGLNHH